In Silene latifolia isolate original U9 population chromosome 3, ASM4854445v1, whole genome shotgun sequence, a single window of DNA contains:
- the LOC141647433 gene encoding calreticulin, whose product MAFHRRNPNAFSLLLIILSLLAFASAKVFFEERFDDDGWESRWVKSDWKKDENMAGEWNFTSGKWNGDENNKGIQTSEDYRFYAISAEYPEFSNKDKTLVFQFSVKHEQKLDCGGGYMKLLSGDIDQKKFGGDTPYSIMFGPDICGYSTKKVHAILTYNGTNHLIKKDVPCETDQLTHVYTFILRPDATYSILIDNEEKQTGSLYEHWDLLPAKQIKDPEAKKPEDWDEKEYIPDPEDKKPDGYDDIPKEIPDVDAKKPEDWDEEEDGEWTAPTVPNPEYKGPWKAKKIKNPNYKGKWKAPMIDNPDFKDDPELYVFPKLKYVGIELWQVKSGTLFDNVLICDDPEYAKQLAEETWAKQKDAEKAAFEEAEKKREEEETKDDPAESDAEDDADDDVDDSEGDDAEADDKSDSKEEEKHDEL is encoded by the exons ATGGCGTTTCACCGGCGAAACCCTAACGCTTTCTCTCTCTTACTCATCATTCTCTCTCTACTCGCTTTCGCTTCTGCTAAAGTTTTCTTCGAAGAACGCTTCGATGATG ATGGTTGGGAGTCTCGCTGGGTAAAGTCTGACTGGAAGAAGGACGAGAACATGGCTGGAGAGTGGAATTTCACCTCCGGCAAATGGAACGGTGACGAGAACAACAAAG GTATTCAGACTAGCGAGGATTACAGATTCTACGCAATCTCTGCCGAGTACCCAGAGTTCAGCAACAAGGACAAAACACTAGTTTTCCAGTTCTCTGTGAAGCATGAACAGAAGCTTGATTGTGGTGGTGGTTACATGAAGCTACTCAGTGGTGACATTGACCAGAAGAAATTCGGTGGAGACACTCCGTACAG CATTATGTTTGGTCCTGACATCTGTGGCTACAGCACCAAGAAAGTTCATGCCATTCTTACCTACAACGGAACTAACCACTTGATCAAGAAGGATGTACCATGTGAAACTGACCAGTTGACTCATGTCTACACCTTCATTCTTCGCCCAGATGCCACCTACAGCATTCTTATCGACAATGAGGAGAAGCAGACAGGTAGTCTGTACGAACACTGGGACCTCCTTCCTGCTAAACAGATCAAGGACCCAGAAGCCAAGAAG CCCGAGGACTGGGATGAAAAGGAGTACATTCCTGACCCAGAAGACAAGAAGCCCGATGGTTATGATGACATCCCTAAGGAGATCCCTGATGTTGATGCTAAGAAGCCTGAGGATtgggatgaagaagaagatggtGAGTGGACTGCTCCCACCGTTCCCAACCCAGAGTACAAGGGCCCATGGAAGGCAAAG AAAATCAAGAACCCCAACTACAAGGGCAAGTGGAAGGCACCCATGATTGATAACCCAGACTTCAAGGATGACCCAGAGCTCTATGTTTTCCCCAAGCTAAAATATGTTGGTATTGAGTTGTGGCAG GTGAAATCTGGAACACTCTTTGACAATGTCTTGATCTGTGATGACCCTGAGTATGCAAAGCAGTTGGCCGAAGAAACATGGGCTAAACAAAAGGAT gCTGAGAAGGCTGCTTTTGAGGAGGCTGAAAAGAAGAGAGAAGAGGAG GAAACAAAAGACGATCCAGCTGAATCAGAT GCcgaggatgatgctgatgatgatgtCGATGATTCCGAGGGTGATGACGCTGAAGCTGATGACAAATCAGACTCCAAGGAAGAGGAGAAACAT GATGAACTATGA
- the LOC141647435 gene encoding universal stress protein A-like protein, which translates to MADAREAGKVRKIMVAMDESEESMFALSWCLKNIIVTHPSSEYQLVILHAKRPVLVYHGFDTSALLFSHDALSSLDRRDTDMAHWLLQKAEKLCKEYEVKMERRIEDGDPRDVICEMVNVIMPDLLVMGSHGYGLISRAIMGSVSNHCVQHASCPVLVVKMPTSSDASAPGWN; encoded by the exons ATGGCGGATGCTAGAGAAGCAGGGAAAGTGAGGAAGATCATGGTTGCGATGGACGAAAGTGAAGAGAGCATGTTTGCTTTGTCATGGTGTCTTAAAAACATCATTGTAACACACCCGAGTTCCGAATATCAACTTGTCATTCTTCATGCTAAACGACCCGTGCTTGTTTACCATGGATTTGATACTTCGG CACTTTTGTTCTCCCATGACGCGTTGTCGTCACTGGATAGGCGCGACACTGACATGGCGCATTGGCTCCTACAGAAGGCTGAGAAGCTATGCAAGGAGTATGAG GTAAAAATGGAACGTAGAATAGAAGATGGAGATCCAAGAGACGTAATTTGTGAGATGGTGAATGTAATAATGCCTGATTTACTTGTCATGGGAAGCCACGGCTATGGTCTCATTTCCAG GGCAATAATGGGGAGTGTAAGCAATCACTGCGTGCAACATGCTAGTTGTCCTGTTTTAGTGGTGAAGATGCCTACATCATCTGATGCCTCTGCCCCTGGATGGAATTAA